Below is a window of uncultured Cohaesibacter sp. DNA.
GCCTTCTTGACGGCGTCCTTGATAAGAATCCAGCCACCCTTGGAACCAGGAACAGCACCCTGAACCAGAACCAGACCACGGTCGGCGTCGGTCTTGACAACCTTCAGATTCTGCGTGGTTACGCGGGTAGAACCCATGTGACCAGCCATCTTCTTGCCTTTGAAGACCTTGCCGGGATCCTGACACTGACCGGTCGAACCGTGGGCGCGGTGAGAAAGGGATACACCGTGCGTAGCACGTCCACCACCGAAATTGTGACGTTTCATGGCACCGGCGAAGCCTTTACCAATAGACGTACCAACAACATCCACATGCTGACCAGCAACATAGTGATCCGCCGTCAACTCAGAACCAACCTCGATGAGGTTTTCTTCGCTTACGCGGAATTCAGCAAGTTTACGTTTCGGTTCAACCTTTGCTACGGCAAAGTGGCCGCGCATAGATTTCGAAACATTTTTTACTTTGGCTTTGCCTACACCCAACTGAAGTGCGGTATAGCCGTTTTTCTCTACAGTACGCTGAGCAACAACCTGGCAATTCTCAACTTTGAGAACCGTAACCGGAACATGTTCGCCGGTTTCGGTATAAATGCGGGTCATTCCCAACTTCTGTGCGATCACACCAGAACGCATGGCTACTCTTGCCTCTCGCTCACGTTAGAGCTTAATTTCAACGTCCACACCGGCCGCAAGATCTAGCTTCATGAGGGCATCAACCGTCTGAGGGGTCGGGTCGATGATGTCGAGGAGACGCTTGTGCGTACGGATCTCGAACTGCTCACGGCTTTTCTTGTTAACATGCGGCGAACGGTTGACAGTGAACTTCTCGATATGGGTCGGAAGAGGAACCGGACCGCGAACGTTAGCGCCAGTGCGCTTCGCCGTGGACACGATTTCCTTTGCTGACGTATCGAGAATGCGATGGTCGAATGCCTTAAGGCGAATTCGAATATTCTGACCGTTCATATTTTCAACCTCAAAAGACTGGGGTGCTTTGGGAGCACCCGCAACACCCCTGCCCTAATGATTACTCGATGATAGAGCCGACGATACCGGCGCCAACAGTACGACCACCTTCGCGGATAGCGAAGCGCAGTTTTTCTTCCATGGCGATCGGAACGATCAGCTGCACATTCATGTTGACGTTATCGCCTGGCATCACCATTTCCACGCCTTCGTCAAGGGTGACAACACCCGTAACGTCGGTCGTACGGAAATAGAACTGAGGACGATAGTTGGTGAAGAACGGGGTATGACGACCACCTTCTTCTTTCGTCAGAATGTAGGCTTCTGCCTTGAACTTGGTGTGCGGGGTAACG
It encodes the following:
- the rplC gene encoding 50S ribosomal protein L3, which gives rise to MRSGVIAQKLGMTRIYTETGEHVPVTVLKVENCQVVAQRTVEKNGYTALQLGVGKAKVKNVSKSMRGHFAVAKVEPKRKLAEFRVSEENLIEVGSELTADHYVAGQHVDVVGTSIGKGFAGAMKRHNFGGGRATHGVSLSHRAHGSTGQCQDPGKVFKGKKMAGHMGSTRVTTQNLKVVKTDADRGLVLVQGAVPGSKGGWILIKDAVKKARPAEAPLPGAIRSAEAPAAEAPAAEGEE
- the rpsJ gene encoding 30S ribosomal protein S10; translation: MNGQNIRIRLKAFDHRILDTSAKEIVSTAKRTGANVRGPVPLPTHIEKFTVNRSPHVNKKSREQFEIRTHKRLLDIIDPTPQTVDALMKLDLAAGVDVEIKL